One genomic segment of Danio rerio strain Tuebingen ecotype United States chromosome 11, GRCz12tu, whole genome shotgun sequence includes these proteins:
- the krt94 gene encoding keratin 94 (The RefSeq protein has 1 substitution compared to this genomic sequence), translating to MSISIQTTSSKGPRSMTSGSIITKTLRSSAAFPQKAHSVYGGSFGGSTRISTTRIGGGGGYGFGGGHGGGYGGGYGGGYSSGFIHGGDGDHYQLNEKATMQNLNDRLASYLDKVRSLEAANATLERQIREYYEKKGPVAERDYSHFWNTIKDLKDKIKNATIHNANILLQIDNSKLAADDFRIKFEHELVMRQSVEADIANLRRLLDQTTLTKADLEMQIEGMQDELAFMKKNHQEDLAALRSQLTGTVNVEVDAAPQQDLSKVLEEIRAHYENIIQKHRREQEDWFKDKSAGLSKEVAISTETIQTTKTQITDLRRTLQGLEIELQSQLSMKAALENSLGDTEARYSAMLAGYQNQINMLEAELAQLRASIEQQSRDYILLLDIKTRLEQEIATYRSLLENQDIKTQVPGGTVTITTTTTGGTSVQQRSF from the exons ATGTCGATCTCTATCCAAACGACATCCTCCAAAGGTCCCAGGAGCATGACCTCAGGGTCCATAATCACCAAGACTCTGAGGAGCTCCGCAGCCTTTCCTCAAAAGGCCCACAGCGTGTATGGAGGCAGCTTTGGAGGAAGCACTCGCATCTCTACCACCAGAATTGGAGGCGGTGGAGGATATGGTTTTGGTGGAGGACACGGTGGAGGATATGGAGGAGGATATGGTGGAGGATACAGCTCTGGATTCATCCACGGAGGGGATGGTGACCATTACCAGCTGAATGAGAAGGCCACCATGCAAAACCTGAATGATCGTCTGGCGTCCTACCTGGATAAGGTGCGCTCCCTAGAGGCTGCCAATGCCACTCTGGAGAGGCAGATCCGTGAGTACTATGAGAAGAAGGGGCCAGTCGCAGAGAGGGACTACAGCCACTTCTGGAACACCATCAAAGACCTGAAGGACAAG atcAAAAATGCTACCATCCACAACGCCAACATCCTCCTGCAGATTGACAACTCTAAGCTTGCTGCTGATGACTTCAGGATAAA attcgAGCATGAGTTGGTAATGCGCCAATCTGTGGAGGCTGACATCGCCAACCTGCGCCGCTTGCTGGACCAGACGACACTGACAAAGGCCGACCTGGAGATGCAGATCGAGGGTATGCAAGATGAACTGGCCTTTATGAAGAAGAACCACCAGGAG GACTTGGCTGCACTGAGGTCTCAGCTGACTGGCACAGTGAACGTCGAGGTCGATGCTGCTCCTCAACAAGATCTGAACAAggttctggaggagattcgcgcTCATTACGAGAACATCATTCAGAAACATCGCAGGGAACAGGAAGACTGGTTCAAAGACAAG TCGGCAGGTTTGAGCAAAGAAGTGGCCATCAGCACAGAGACCATACAAACAACAAAGACACAGATCACAGATCTACGACGCACCTTGCAAGGCCTGGAGATCGAACTACAGTCCCAACTCAGCATG AAAGCAGCACTGGAGAACTCACTGGGAGACACAGAGGCTAGGTACAGCGCTATGCTAGCAGGCTACCAGAACCAAATCAACATGCTGGAAGCAGAGTTGGCTCAGTTGAGAGCTAGCATTGAGCAGCAGTCACGAGATTACATCTTGTTGCTGGACATCAAGACTCGTCTGGAGCAGGAGATCGCCACCTACAGGAGCCTCCTGGAAAACCAGGACATTAA GACTCAAGTACCAG GTGGAACTGTCACCATCACCACGACCACAACAGGAGGAACATCAGTCCAGCAGCGTTCATTCTAA
- the krt94 gene encoding keratin 94 isoform X1: MSISIQTTSSKGPRSMTSGSIITKTLRSSAAFPQKAHSVYGGSFGGSTRISTTRIGGGGGYGFGGGHGGGYGGGYGGGYSSGFIHGGDGDHYQLNEKATMQNLNDRLASYLDKVRSLEAANATLERQIREYYEKKGPVAERDYSHFWNTIKDLKDKIKNATIHNANILLQIDNSKLAADDFRIKFEHELVMRQSVEADIANLRRLLDQTTLTKADLEMQIEGMQDELAFMKKNHQEDLAALRSQLTGTVNVEVDAAPQQDLNKVLEEIRAHYENIIQKHRREQEDWFKDKSAGLSKEVAISTETIQTTKTQITDLRRTLQGLEIELQSQLSMKAALENSLGDTEARYSAMLAGYQNQINMLEAELAQLRASIEQQSRDYILLLDIKTRLEQEIATYRSLLENQDIK; encoded by the exons ATGTCGATCTCTATCCAAACGACATCCTCCAAAGGTCCCAGGAGCATGACCTCAGGGTCCATAATCACCAAGACTCTGAGGAGCTCCGCAGCCTTTCCTCAAAAGGCCCACAGCGTGTATGGAGGCAGCTTTGGAGGAAGCACTCGCATCTCTACCACCAGAATTGGAGGCGGTGGAGGATATGGTTTTGGTGGAGGACACGGTGGAGGATATGGAGGAGGATATGGTGGAGGATACAGCTCTGGATTCATCCACGGAGGGGATGGTGACCATTACCAGCTGAATGAGAAGGCCACCATGCAAAACCTGAATGATCGTCTGGCGTCCTACCTGGATAAGGTGCGCTCCCTAGAGGCTGCCAATGCCACTCTGGAGAGGCAGATCCGTGAGTACTATGAGAAGAAGGGGCCAGTCGCAGAGAGGGACTACAGCCACTTCTGGAACACCATCAAAGACCTGAAGGACAAG atcAAAAATGCTACCATCCACAACGCCAACATCCTCCTGCAGATTGACAACTCTAAGCTTGCTGCTGATGACTTCAGGATAAA attcgAGCATGAGTTGGTAATGCGCCAATCTGTGGAGGCTGACATCGCCAACCTGCGCCGCTTGCTGGACCAGACGACACTGACAAAGGCCGACCTGGAGATGCAGATCGAGGGTATGCAAGATGAACTGGCCTTTATGAAGAAGAACCACCAGGAG GACTTGGCTGCACTGAGGTCTCAGCTGACTGGCACAGTGAACGTCGAGGTCGATGCTGCTCCTCAACAAGATCTGAACAAggttctggaggagattcgcgcTCATTACGAGAACATCATTCAGAAACATCGCAGGGAACAGGAAGACTGGTTCAAAGACAAG TCGGCAGGTTTGAGCAAAGAAGTGGCCATCAGCACAGAGACCATACAAACAACAAAGACACAGATCACAGATCTACGACGCACCTTGCAAGGCCTGGAGATCGAACTACAGTCCCAACTCAGCATG AAAGCAGCACTGGAGAACTCACTGGGAGACACAGAGGCTAGGTACAGCGCTATGCTAGCAGGCTACCAGAACCAAATCAACATGCTGGAAGCAGAGTTGGCTCAGTTGAGAGCTAGCATTGAGCAGCAGTCACGAGATTACATCTTGTTGCTGGACATCAAGACTCGTCTGGAGCAGGAGATCGCCACCTACAGGAGCCTCCTGGAAAACCAGGACATTAAGTAA